A genomic segment from Segniliparus rotundus DSM 44985 encodes:
- a CDS encoding DegT/DnrJ/EryC1/StrS family aminotransferase has protein sequence MPGPGYGRIGGAERANAEDVLRTWGLTRYLLPDPETQSWTRRFEKQLCQSLGANYAVAVNSGTSALVTALAGLGVGRGDEVIVPGYTYVASIGAIAHLGATPVLAEVDATLTLDPDDVRDRVTERTKAILAVHMLGAPCDLESLGRIAEERGIFLVEDAAQSCGGAYRGRRLGAIGAAGAYSFNPYKVITTGEGGAAVFAEYRDYYAGYAFQDQGWPPGRELGNEPPGYTPTFGLNLRMPELSAAIGCAQLDQLDAVLADTRRVRDELVAHLSLPPCARLRPSHDHEGDTANVVVVTFEDAGHAQRAAQALGTKTLDDSGRHYYGNMIQLGERGTPGALPKTDDLLRRSVALSVGVSDSHLGSGYGVAPNDSSEQIRARAERFCEAVRATEATR, from the coding sequence ATGCCAGGTCCCGGATACGGCCGAATCGGCGGAGCCGAACGAGCGAACGCCGAAGATGTTCTCCGCACGTGGGGGCTGACCCGATACCTTTTGCCCGACCCTGAGACGCAGTCGTGGACGCGGCGTTTCGAGAAGCAGCTCTGCCAGTCGCTCGGAGCCAACTACGCCGTGGCCGTCAACAGCGGGACTTCGGCGCTGGTGACCGCTCTTGCTGGTTTGGGCGTCGGGCGGGGCGACGAGGTCATCGTCCCCGGATACACCTATGTCGCGTCCATCGGCGCTATCGCCCACCTCGGGGCGACGCCAGTGCTCGCGGAGGTCGACGCGACGCTGACCCTGGACCCGGACGACGTCCGGGACCGGGTGACCGAGCGCACCAAGGCGATCCTCGCGGTGCATATGCTCGGTGCCCCGTGCGACCTTGAATCGCTCGGACGGATCGCCGAGGAGCGCGGGATCTTCCTCGTCGAGGACGCCGCGCAATCCTGCGGCGGCGCGTACCGGGGCAGGCGGCTCGGCGCCATCGGCGCTGCGGGCGCCTACTCGTTCAACCCCTACAAAGTCATCACCACGGGCGAGGGCGGCGCGGCGGTCTTCGCCGAATACCGCGACTACTACGCCGGATACGCGTTCCAAGACCAGGGATGGCCTCCCGGCAGGGAACTCGGCAACGAGCCCCCCGGCTACACGCCGACCTTCGGGCTGAACCTGCGCATGCCCGAGCTCTCCGCCGCGATCGGATGCGCCCAGCTGGACCAGCTCGACGCGGTGCTCGCGGACACCCGGCGGGTCCGCGACGAGCTGGTCGCCCACCTCTCGCTGCCGCCGTGCGCGCGTCTGCGCCCGAGCCACGACCACGAGGGCGACACCGCCAACGTCGTCGTTGTGACGTTCGAGGACGCGGGGCACGCCCAGCGCGCGGCCCAAGCGTTGGGCACGAAGACCCTTGACGACTCGGGGCGGCATTACTACGGGAACATGATCCAGCTCGGCGAGCGGGGGACCCCAGGGGCTCTGCCCAAAACGGACGACCTTTTGCGGCGGTCGGTCGCGCTGTCCGTGGGAGTCAGCGACAGCCACCTCGGTTCGGGCTACGGTGTGGCCCCGAACGACTCGTCCGAGCAAATCCGGGCGCGGGCAGAGCGGTTCTGCGAGGCTGTGCGGGCGACCGAGGCGACCCGATGA
- a CDS encoding sedoheptulose 7-phosphate cyclase, which yields MNVLEPSETRLALSLEATATLDISYRLDVVNRIFDERNTALADEHRGSCPGQVRAVVVDDVLADEIGTRAHEYYAAHGIEARVLALASGEARKDMDSVLAVVEFLDSVGVRRSNNAVVAIGGNVLLDVVGFAASMYRRGIPWIRIPTTLLGVVDGCVSAKTGVNHRGARNRLGSFHPAARTFIDSALLATLPRRQISNACGEILKMALIKDARLFELLEQHGAALVETSFQHPSANEVIERSIIGMHTELRDNLWERDLKRIVDYGHIFSPPIEMAVVPELLHGEAVAIDCLFTAAIAEARGLLRAGDVERVHGVIAQVGLPSCHPLFCEMSMLHQAIEESKLHRGGDLNLPILHGIGVCGFTQTVDEGELAFAVNRIQQLGSTRQNRKAN from the coding sequence TTGAACGTATTGGAACCGTCTGAGACTCGGCTCGCCTTGTCACTGGAGGCGACAGCCACATTGGACATCAGCTATCGGCTCGACGTCGTGAACAGGATTTTCGACGAGCGCAACACCGCCCTCGCCGACGAGCACCGCGGCAGCTGTCCGGGGCAGGTCCGCGCGGTCGTGGTCGACGACGTCCTCGCGGATGAGATTGGGACCAGAGCGCACGAGTATTACGCCGCGCATGGTATTGAGGCGCGTGTGCTCGCGCTCGCGTCGGGCGAAGCGAGGAAAGACATGGACTCGGTTCTGGCCGTGGTCGAGTTCCTCGACAGCGTCGGGGTGCGGCGGTCCAACAACGCGGTCGTCGCGATCGGCGGGAACGTGCTGCTCGACGTCGTCGGCTTCGCCGCGAGCATGTATCGGCGCGGCATCCCGTGGATCCGCATTCCGACGACGCTGCTCGGGGTTGTGGACGGGTGCGTGTCCGCGAAGACGGGCGTGAATCATCGGGGCGCGCGCAACCGCCTCGGCTCGTTCCACCCCGCCGCCCGGACGTTCATCGACAGCGCCCTTTTGGCCACGTTGCCCCGGCGCCAGATCTCCAACGCCTGCGGTGAGATCCTCAAAATGGCGCTCATCAAAGACGCCAGGCTGTTCGAGCTGCTCGAACAGCACGGAGCCGCGCTGGTCGAGACCTCCTTCCAGCACCCCAGCGCGAATGAGGTGATCGAGCGCTCGATCATCGGGATGCACACCGAGCTACGAGACAACCTCTGGGAGCGCGACCTGAAGCGCATCGTGGACTACGGCCACATCTTCAGCCCCCCCATCGAGATGGCGGTGGTGCCTGAGCTGCTGCACGGCGAGGCCGTGGCGATCGACTGCCTGTTCACCGCGGCGATCGCCGAGGCCCGGGGCTTGCTGCGGGCGGGCGACGTGGAACGCGTCCACGGGGTCATCGCGCAGGTCGGCCTCCCGTCGTGCCATCCGCTGTTCTGCGAGATGAGCATGCTGCACCAGGCCATTGAGGAGTCGAAGCTGCATCGGGGCGGCGATTTGAACCTGCCGATCCTGCACGGCATCGGGGTCTGCGGTTTCACGCAAACAGTCGACGAAGGCGAGTTGGCCTTCGCGGTCAACCGAATCCAACAACTCGGCTCAACCCGACAGAACAGGAAGGCGAACTGA
- a CDS encoding MATE family efflux transporter, which yields MRTTGLPTLREGRTLAVLAAPIAGIQLAQVALTTTDLAMMGLLSVQAIAAGGLAIAIYNQIRMMCIAVTTAVGNLVAGSVGRGEARTGQKGLDGAAETEIRRLVRAGLLVATMVGMFGVLSLVVVSFGLSWLGQAPQIQRLAQPMVLTLSCGLIPSIWLDTLRQFAVGMRRPGSLLWVTIASVVVNASLNAMFIYGWFGVPRLGLAGIGLSTATVNIVTLVAFWAMVRRDKTLSPLFSPQAWRARKDDVLAIVRLGAPITLIYGSETAIFTLCALLMGRFGPDVLAAHNVVFQLTYIVFQVSVGLSHGSSILISRALGHADPGQARRIAQTALAAGGCVMTAVAAIYLALPDLVLTPFLDARNAAAVLPIARTLLLVGVIEQFFDCWQNVSVGLLRGLGDTKSGFRITLLGYWAVGLPTVLTLAYGLDFGGVGVWLGLCAGLATTAALLYRRFHQKLAELEQSVEAVQ from the coding sequence GTGAGAACGACCGGACTGCCCACTCTGCGCGAAGGCCGGACGCTGGCCGTGCTGGCCGCCCCCATCGCGGGCATCCAGCTCGCCCAAGTGGCGCTCACCACCACCGACCTCGCGATGATGGGCCTTTTGAGCGTGCAGGCGATCGCCGCTGGCGGTCTTGCTATCGCGATCTACAACCAGATCCGAATGATGTGCATAGCCGTGACCACGGCGGTCGGGAACCTTGTGGCGGGCAGCGTCGGCAGGGGCGAGGCGCGCACCGGTCAAAAAGGGCTCGACGGCGCGGCAGAGACCGAGATCAGACGGCTGGTCCGAGCCGGCCTTCTCGTCGCCACCATGGTCGGGATGTTCGGCGTGCTCTCGCTCGTCGTGGTGAGCTTCGGGTTGTCCTGGCTCGGCCAGGCCCCTCAGATCCAGCGTTTAGCGCAGCCTATGGTCCTGACTCTGTCATGCGGCTTGATCCCCTCGATCTGGCTCGACACTCTGCGGCAATTCGCTGTGGGCATGCGCCGGCCAGGGTCGCTGCTCTGGGTCACGATCGCGTCCGTCGTCGTCAACGCGTCGCTCAACGCGATGTTCATTTACGGATGGTTTGGCGTTCCTCGGCTCGGCCTCGCGGGAATCGGGCTGTCCACCGCGACAGTCAATATTGTGACCCTCGTGGCGTTCTGGGCGATGGTCCGCCGCGACAAGACGCTTTCCCCGCTGTTTTCCCCGCAAGCGTGGCGGGCTCGCAAGGACGACGTGCTCGCCATCGTGCGCTTGGGCGCGCCCATCACGCTGATCTACGGTTCAGAAACAGCTATCTTTACGCTGTGCGCACTGCTCATGGGGCGTTTTGGCCCGGATGTGCTTGCCGCGCACAATGTGGTCTTCCAACTCACCTATATCGTTTTCCAAGTCAGCGTCGGACTGTCGCACGGCTCGTCGATCCTGATCAGCAGGGCTCTTGGGCACGCCGACCCTGGGCAAGCGCGGAGGATCGCGCAGACCGCCCTCGCGGCGGGCGGATGCGTGATGACCGCTGTCGCCGCGATCTACCTCGCTCTCCCCGACCTTGTGCTGACCCCCTTCCTAGACGCTCGCAACGCCGCGGCAGTCCTGCCGATAGCCCGCACATTGCTGCTGGTCGGCGTCATCGAGCAATTTTTCGACTGCTGGCAGAACGTGAGCGTCGGCTTGCTCAGAGGGTTGGGAGACACCAAGAGCGGTTTCAGGATCACGCTTCTTGGCTATTGGGCGGTCGGCTTGCCGACGGTGTTGACGCTCGCGTACGGCCTGGACTTCGGCGGAGTCGGCGTGTGGCTCGGCCTCTGCGCAGGCCTCGCGACAACAGCGGCGCTCTTGTACCGCCGCTTCCATCAGAAGCTCGCCGAACTGGAGCAGTCCGTCGAGGCTGTGCAATAG
- a CDS encoding sterol desaturase family protein codes for MHATLMIEIGWLALLGAIELAAAQWERRTNGHTRKLRNISFAVVNHIAMPPITLFLISALGSRFGTHWAASLPWPLALTAAILALDFAGYWFHRASHEIEFLWRFHQVHHMDEDLDFTTGTRVHLAEAVLHQILLVAVVVALGVPRSCFTAYATISFLIAIFHHSNIAIPRPVERVLRLVLFTPLTHGTHHHDLIDNNQSNYGFILPWWDRMFGTYNKLDLQPEWRVGVSYSGDLKFLRLMFAPFAPTPLWEFEAPAGATNAEKSNPALEKAA; via the coding sequence ATGCATGCGACATTGATGATCGAAATAGGCTGGTTGGCCCTCCTGGGCGCCATCGAGCTCGCGGCGGCGCAATGGGAACGCCGCACCAACGGGCACACCCGGAAACTGCGCAATATCTCCTTCGCGGTCGTCAACCACATCGCGATGCCGCCCATCACCCTCTTCCTCATCTCTGCGCTTGGCAGCCGCTTCGGGACACACTGGGCGGCGAGCCTGCCGTGGCCGCTCGCGCTGACGGCAGCCATACTGGCGTTGGACTTCGCGGGGTACTGGTTCCACCGGGCCAGCCACGAAATCGAATTCCTCTGGCGCTTCCACCAGGTGCACCACATGGACGAAGACCTCGATTTCACCACGGGGACCAGGGTGCACCTGGCCGAAGCGGTGCTGCATCAAATCCTGCTGGTCGCCGTCGTCGTCGCGCTCGGCGTCCCGCGCTCCTGCTTCACCGCCTACGCCACCATCTCGTTCCTGATCGCGATCTTCCACCACTCCAACATCGCAATCCCGCGCCCCGTAGAGCGGGTGCTGCGCCTCGTGCTCTTCACCCCGCTGACCCACGGAACGCACCACCACGACCTCATCGACAACAACCAGTCGAACTACGGGTTCATCCTCCCTTGGTGGGACCGGATGTTCGGCACCTACAACAAACTCGACCTGCAGCCCGAATGGCGGGTGGGCGTCTCCTACTCCGGCGACCTGAAGTTCCTCAGACTGATGTTCGCCCCCTTCGCCCCCACCCCGCTGTGGGAGTTCGAAGCCCCAGCCGGCGCCACGAACGCCGAAAAGAGCAATCCCGCGCTGGAAAAAGCCGCCTGA
- a CDS encoding phthiocerol/phthiodiolone dimycocerosyl transferase family protein, which yields MNDALPAPAYSRPLSFYESYFALSSMTAWLTVHTEGLLDLAALRTAWALLCRTHPVLTARIVPSGEQSAPGFPGYDLVVPAEPGEPRFDVHEGDGPVIRPLAVGEPVAFVDIALSGRRTAVSVCLHHSIADAKLAMLWCMQLFAYYSELVAGRPPMIEPVPVPKSPEELLRERGVTKSGAAPARVPRAFPGDLPAPAPGAKASFQQVRLSEPTTTRLRAAAKARQQTVHALVTGAIAVATRRFLPVTGDQEVDLVIHTPVDIRDRLDPPVPIWGGTNVIGNAYPVVCVRPDSDPVVIGADANRQVNEDLEAGVVQRSFLRLAEHFGEEQPDVPQVFVSNVGVVPKVPLLDEIGFTGLRGVLEFDWAPVTALLAARGHTGGHSAVTSPKHGVYTYDGQLSVDIDIFLPAERARAYAQELEAILVALAEAGA from the coding sequence GTGAACGACGCCCTCCCCGCGCCCGCGTACTCTCGGCCGTTGTCGTTTTACGAGTCGTATTTCGCGCTCAGCTCCATGACGGCATGGCTCACCGTGCACACCGAGGGGCTTCTCGACTTGGCGGCCTTGCGGACGGCGTGGGCGCTGCTCTGTCGGACGCATCCGGTCCTCACCGCCCGGATCGTGCCCAGCGGCGAGCAGTCCGCCCCAGGTTTCCCGGGTTACGACCTCGTCGTCCCCGCCGAGCCGGGCGAGCCCCGGTTCGACGTCCACGAGGGGGACGGCCCAGTCATCCGCCCCTTGGCGGTCGGCGAGCCTGTCGCATTCGTCGACATCGCGCTGAGCGGGCGGCGCACGGCCGTTTCCGTGTGCCTGCACCACAGCATCGCGGACGCGAAGCTCGCGATGCTCTGGTGCATGCAGCTGTTCGCGTACTACAGCGAGCTGGTCGCCGGGAGGCCGCCGATGATCGAGCCGGTTCCGGTGCCGAAATCGCCCGAGGAGCTGCTGCGCGAGCGCGGCGTCACGAAGTCCGGCGCGGCCCCGGCCCGAGTTCCGAGGGCGTTCCCCGGCGATCTGCCCGCACCTGCGCCGGGCGCGAAAGCCTCCTTCCAGCAGGTCCGTCTCTCCGAGCCGACGACCACGCGGCTGCGCGCGGCCGCCAAAGCCCGGCAGCAGACGGTCCACGCCCTGGTGACCGGCGCGATCGCGGTCGCGACGCGCCGTTTCCTGCCGGTCACCGGCGACCAGGAAGTCGATCTGGTCATCCACACCCCGGTGGACATCCGGGACCGCCTGGACCCTCCGGTGCCGATCTGGGGCGGGACGAATGTGATCGGCAACGCCTACCCGGTGGTCTGCGTCCGTCCTGACAGCGACCCCGTCGTGATCGGCGCTGACGCGAACCGCCAAGTCAACGAAGACCTCGAAGCCGGTGTCGTGCAGCGCTCGTTCTTGCGTCTGGCCGAACATTTCGGCGAAGAGCAACCCGATGTGCCCCAGGTGTTTGTGAGCAACGTCGGGGTGGTGCCGAAGGTCCCGTTGCTGGACGAGATCGGCTTCACCGGCCTGCGGGGCGTGTTGGAGTTCGATTGGGCGCCGGTCACCGCTCTGCTCGCGGCGCGCGGGCACACGGGCGGCCATTCGGCGGTCACGAGCCCGAAGCACGGCGTGTACACCTACGACGGGCAGCTCAGCGTCGATATCGACATTTTTCTTCCTGCCGAGCGAGCCCGCGCGTACGCCCAGGAGCTCGAAGCGATTCTGGTGGCGTTGGCCGAGGCGGGAGCGTAG